The Saccharomyces cerevisiae S288C chromosome VII, complete sequence genome includes a region encoding these proteins:
- the VAS1 gene encoding valine--tRNA ligase (Mitochondrial and cytoplasmic valyl-tRNA synthetase; human homolog VARS2 implicated in mitochondrial diseases, can partially complement yeast null mutant), with the protein MNKWLNTLSKTFTFRLLNCHYRRSLPLCQNFSLKKSLTHNQVRFFKMSDLDNLPPVDPKTGEVIINPLKEDGSPKTPKEIEKEKKKAEKLLKFAAKQAKKNAAATTGASQKKPKKKKEVEPIPEFIDKTVPGEKKILVSLDDPALKAYNPANVESSWYDWWIKTGVFEPEFTADGKVKPEGVFCIPAPPPNVTGALHIGHALTIAIQDSLIRYNRMKGKTVLFLPGFDHAGIATQSVVEKQIWAKDRKTRHDYGREAFVGKVWEWKEEYHSRIKNQIQKLGASYDWSREAFTLSPELTKSVEEAFVRLHDEGVIYRASRLVNWSVKLNTAISNLEVENKDVKSRTLLSVPGYDEKVEFGVLTSFAYPVIGSDEKLIIATTRPETIFGDTAVAVHPDDDRYKHLHGKFIQHPFLPRKIPIITDKEAVDMEFGTGAVKITPAHDQNDYNTGKRHNLEFINILTDDGLLNEECGPEWQGMKRFDARKKVIEQLKEKNLYVGQEDNEMTIPTCSRSGDIIEPLLKPQWWVSQSEMAKDAIKVVRDGQITITPKSSEAEYFHWLGNIQDWCISRQLWWGHRCPVYFINIEGEEHDRIDGDYWVAGRSMEEAEKKAAAKYPNSKFTLEQDEDVLDTWFSSGLWPFSTLGWPEKTKDMETFYPFSMLETGWDILFFWVTRMILLGLKLTGSVPFKEVFCHSLVRDAQGRKMSKSLGNVIDPLDVITGIKLDDLHAKLLQGNLDPREVEKAKIGQKESYPNGIPQCGTDAMRFALCAYTTGGRDINLDILRVEGYRKFCNKIYQATKFALMRLGDDYQPPATEGLSGNESLVEKWILHKLTETSKIVNEALDKRDFLTSTSSIYEFWYLICDVYIENSKYLIQEGSAIEKKSAKDTLYILLDNALKLIHPFMPFISEEMWQRLPKRSTEKAASIVKASYPVYVSEYDDVKSANAYDLVLNITKEARSLLSEYNILKNGKVFVESNHEEYFKTAEDQKDSIVSLIKAIDEVTVVRDASEIPEGCVLQSVNPEVNVHLLVKGHVDIDAEIAKVQKKLEKAKKSKNGIEQTINSKDYETKANTQAKEANKSKLDNTVAEIEGLEATIENLKRLKL; encoded by the coding sequence ATGAATAAGTGGTTAAACACATTATCTAAGACATTCACTTTTCGGCTTTTGAACTGTCATTATAGGCGATCATTACCACTTTGTCAAAACTTTTCTCTGAAGAAGTCGTTAACTCATAATCAAGTCAGGTTCTTTAAAATGAGCGATCTTGATAATTTGCCTCCAGTTGACCCAAAGACTGGTGAGGTCATCATTAATCCGTTAAAGGAAGATGGCTCTCCAAAGACTCCtaaggaaattgaaaaagagaagaaaaaggctGAAAAACTGTTAAAGTTCGCTGCCAAAcaagctaaaaaaaatgctgcTGCCACCACAGGTGCATCTCAAAAGAAAcctaagaaaaagaaggaagttGAGCCAATCCCTGAATTTATTGACAAAACTGTTCCAggtgagaaaaaaatcttagTATCCTTGGATGATCCGGCTTTAAAAGCTTATAACCCTGCTAACGTTGAAAGTTCTTGGTATGACTGGTGGATCAAGACTGGTGTTTTTGAACCTGAGTTTACCGCTGATGGTAAGGTTAAACCAGAAGGTGTATTTTGCATTCCAGCACCTCCACCAAACGTCACTGGTGCCTTACATATTGGTCATGCTTTGACTATTGCTATCCAAGATTCTTTGATCAGATATAACAGAATGAAAGGTAAAACTGTCTTATTCTTGCCAGGTTTCGACCATGCTGGTATTGCTACTCAGTCCGTTGTGGAGAAGCAAATCTGGGCTAAGGACAGAAAGACTAGACATGACTATGGAAGAGAAGCTTTTGTTGGTAAGGTCTGGGAATGGAAAGAGGAATACCATAGCAGAATTAAGaaccaaattcaaaaattgggGGCTTCTTATGATTGGAGCCGCGAAGCTTTCACTTTGAGTCCAGAATTGACCAAGTCTGTTGAAGAAGCTTTTGTTAGACTACATGATGAAGGTGTTATTTATCGTGCGTCCAGATTAGTTAATTGGTCTGTTAAATTGAATACCGCTATCTCTAATTTGGAAGTCGAAAATAAGGACGTTAAAAGTAGAACGCTTTTATCAGTCCCAGGCTATGATGAAAAGGTTGAATTTGGTGTTTTAACATCATTTGCTTATCCAGTTATCGGTAGCGATGAAAAACTGATCATTGCTACAACTAGACCTGAAACTATATTTGGTGATACTGCCGTTGCAGTTCATCCTGATGATGACCGTTACAAACACTTGCATGGTAAGTTCATCCAACATCCTTTCTtaccaagaaaaattccaaTTATCACCGACAAGGAAGCTGTTGACATGGAATTCGGTACTGGTGCCGTTAAGATCACTCCAGCCCATGACCAAAACGATTACAATACCGGTAAGCGTCACAATTTGgaattcatcaatattttgaCTGACGATGGTTTATTAAACGAGGAGTGTGGTCCAGAGTGGCAAGGCATGAAGAGGTTTGATGCCAGAAAGAAGGTCATTGAGCAGctgaaggaaaagaacCTATACGTTGGCcaagaagataatgaaatgACCATTCCAACTTGTTCCAGATCTGGTGACATTATTGAACCTTTATTGAAACCTCAATGGTGGGTTTCTCAAAGTGAAATGGCCAAAGATGCTATTAAGGTTGTTAGGGATGGTCAAATTACCATCACCCCCAAATCTTCTGAGGCTGAATATTTCCATTGGTTGGGTAACATCCAAGATTGGTGTATTTCCAGACAATTATGGTGGGGTCATCGTTGTCCAGTTTACTTTATTAATATCGAAGGCGAAGAACACGATAGAATTGATGGTGACTATTGGGTTGCTGGTAGGAGCATggaggaagctgaaaagaaGGCTGCTGCCAAATACCCTAATTCCAAATTTACTCTGGAacaagatgaagatgttTTAGACACCTGGTTCTCGTCCGGTTTGTGGCCTTTCTCCACTTTGGGTTGGCCAGAGAAGACTAAAGACATGGAAACTTTTTACCCCTTTTCTATGTTGGAAACTGGTTGggatattcttttcttctggGTTACTAGAATGATTCTATTGGGCTTAAAATTGACCGGTTCAGTTCCATTCAAGGAAGTTTTCTGCCACTCTTTAGTCCGTGACGCTCAAGGTCGTAAGATGTCTAAATCTTTAGGTAATGTTATTGACCCACTAGACGTTATTACTGGTATTAAGTTGGATGATTTGCATGCAAAATTATTACAAGGTAACTTAGATCCaagagaagttgaaaaagcTAAGATCGGTCAAAAGGAATCCTACCCTAACGGTATTCCTCAATGTGGTACCGATGCTATGAGGTTTGCATTATGTGCTTATACCACTGGTGGTCGTGATATTAACTTAGATATCTTACGTGTCGAAGGTTACAGAAAGTTCTGTAACAAAATCTACCAAGCTACCAAGTTTGCATTGATGAGACTCGGTGACGATTATCAACCACCTGCCACTGAAGGTCTATCAGGTAACGAATCCTTGGTTGAAAAATGGATCTTGCACAAGCTGACTGAAACCTCGAAAATTGTCAATGAAGCTCTAGATAAACGTGACTTCTTGACGTCCACTAGCAGTATTTACGAATTCTGGTATTTGATTTGTGATGTTTACATCGAGAACTCTAAATACTTGATTCAAGAAGGCTCTgctattgaaaagaagtCCGCAAAGGATACATTGTATATCTTGCTGGACAACGCTTTGAAATTAATCCATCCATTCATGCCATTCATTTCTGAAGAAATGTGGCAAAGACTTCCAAAGCGTTCCACTGAGAAGGCTGCCTCAATTGTAAAAGCTTCTTATCCAGTTTACGTATCTGAGTACGATGATGTCAAATCGGCCAATGCTTACGACTTGGTCTTGAACATTACCAAAGAAGCTCGTTCCTTGTTATCTGAGtacaatattttgaagaatggTAAGGTTTTCGTTGAATCTAACCACGAGGAATACTTCAAAACTGCTGAAGATCAGAAAGATTCTATTGTCTCGTTGATCAAGGCCATCGACGAAGTCACTGTTGTTCGTGATGCTTCCGAAATTCCAGAAGGTTGCGTATTGCAATCTGTTAACCCAGAAGTCAATGTACATCTTCTCGTCAAGGGACACGTTGATATTGATGCTGAAATTGCGAAAgttcaaaagaaacttGAAAAGGCTAAAAAATCCAAGAACGGTATTGAACAAACCATTAACAGTAAGGATTACGAAACAAAGGCTAATACACAGGCCAAGGAAGCCAATAAAAGCAAGCTGGATAACACTGTTGCCGAAATCGAAGGTTTGGAAGCTACTATTGAAAACTTGAAGCGTTTGAAATTGTAG
- the RRP46 gene encoding exosome non-catalytic core subunit RRP46 (Exosome non-catalytic core component; involved in 3'-5' RNA processing and degradation in both the nucleus and the cytoplasm; has similarity to E. coli RNase PH and to human hRrp46p (EXOSC5)): MSVQAEIGILDHVDGSSEFVSQDTKVICSVTGPIEPKARQELPTQLALEIIVRPAKGVATTREKVLEDKLRAVLTPLITRHCYPRQLCQITCQILESGEDEAEFSLRELSCCINAAFLALVDAGIALNSMCASIPIAIIKDTSDIIVDPTAEQLKISLSVHTLALEFVNGGKVVKNVLLLDSNGDFNEDQLFSLLELGEQKCQELVTNIRRIIQDNISPRLVV; the protein is encoded by the coding sequence atgagcGTCCAAGCAGAAATAGGGATATTAGATCATGTAGATGGTTCATCTGAATTCGTATCACAAGACACCAAGGTTATTTGTTCTGTAACAGGCCCTATTGAACCAAAAGCAAGACAAGAACTGCCTACACAATTAGCATTAGAAATTATTGTACGTCCCGCGAAAGGGGTGGCCACAACAAGAGAGAAGGTACTCGAAGATAAATTACGGGCAGTTCTGACCCCACTCATCACTCGTCATTGTTACCCAAGACAGCTCTGCCAGATAACTTGTCAAATTCTGGAATCTGGTGAAGATGAAGCCGAATTCTCCCTGAGAGAGCTAAGTTGTTGTATAAATGCGGCATTTTTGGCTTTAGTTGATGCAGGAATTGCCTTAAATAGTATGTGCGCAAGCATCCCTATTGCAATAATCAAAGACACTAGTGATATCATTGTCGATCCCACTGCCGAGCAATTGAAGATTTCGCTCTCTGTCCACACTTTAGCTCTGGAGTTCGTCAATGGCGGTAAAGTCGTGAAAAACGTTTTATTGTTAGACAGCAATGGTGATTTTAATGAAGATCAATTGTTCAGTTTACTGGAGCTGGGTGAGCAAAAGTGTCAAGAACTTGTCACAAATATAAGAAGAATAATACAGGACAATATATCACCTCGTCTAGTTGTATAG
- the TPC1 gene encoding thiamine transporter TPC1 (Mitochondrial membrane transporter; mediates uptake of the essential cofactor thiamine pyrophosphate (ThPP) into mitochondria; expression appears to be regulated by carbon source; member of the mitochondrial carrier family), which translates to MFKEEDSLRKGQNVAAWKTLLAGAVSGLLARSITAPMDTIKIRLQLTPANGLKPFGSQVMEVARSMIKNEGIRSFWKGNIPGSLLYVTYGSAQFSSYSLFNRYLTPFGLEARLHSLVVGAFAGITSSIVSYPFDVLRTRLVANNQMHSMSITREVRDIWKLEGLPGFFKGSIASMTTITLTASIMFGTYETIRIYCDENEKTTAAHKKWELATLNHSAGTIGGVIAKIITFPLETIRRRMQFMNSKHLEKFSRHSSVYGSYKGYGFARIGLQILKQEGVSSLYRGILVALSKTIPTTFVSFWGYETAIHYLRMY; encoded by the coding sequence ATGTTCAAAGAGGAGGACTCGTTAAGAAAAGGGCAAAATGTGGCCGCGTGGAAAACTTTGTTGGCTGGCGCCGTATCCGGGCTGCTTGCCCGTAGCATAACTGCTCCCATGGATACCATTAAGATCAGATTGCAATTGACCCCTGCAAATGGGCTGAAGCCCTTCGGAAGTCAGGTCATGGAGGTGGCCAGAAGCATGATAAAGAACGAAGGCATCCGGTCCTTTTGGAAGGGTAACATACCCGGTTCTTTGCTGTACGTTACCTATGGCTCAGCGCAGTTTAGTTCATACTCCCTTTTTAATAGATATTTAACTCCATTTGGACTAGAGGCGCGCTTACATAGTCTTGTTGTCGGAGCCTTTGCTGGCATAACCAGTTCCATCGTTTCCTACCCGTTCGATGTTTTACGGACCCGACTAGTTGCCAACAACCAGATGCACTCAATGAGCATCACGAGAGAAGTGCGTGATATCTGGAAACTAGAAGGTCTCCCCGGATTTTTCAAGGGCTCCATCGCGTCAATGACAACCATAACTCTAACCGCATCTATAATGTTCGGAACATACGAAACAATCAGGATATACTGTGacgaaaacgaaaaaacGACCGCCGCGCATAAAAAATGGGAACTGGCTACTTTAAATCACAGCGCTGGTACCATTGGCGGCGTCATTGCTAAGATCATTACTTTCCCCCTCGAAACGATCCGTAGGCGAATGCAGTTCATGAATTCGAAGCATCTGGAAAAGTTCTCCCGTCATTCGTCTGTATACGGTTCTTATAAAGGGTACGGATTCGCAAGAATCGGTTTAcagattttgaaacaaGAAGGTGTGAGTTCGCTTTACAGAGGTATTCTGGTGGCCCTTTCCAAGACAATACCCACCACTTTTGTGAGTTTCTGGGGGTATGAAACTGCCATCCATTATTTGCGGATGTACTAA